In the genome of Ignavibacteriales bacterium, one region contains:
- a CDS encoding TonB-dependent receptor yields the protein MRILVILFLFLCSELFPQNFIIKGKVLDDETSLPLNFANIRLASDKNTGTATNVDGSFALSVKGLDEDSIIVSYLGYNISIIPVTLLTDEIIEIRLQPKVLSSQSVLVRGSIGRKGESPFAYDKVTKSEIKKNYQVQDIPEYLSKLPSSIFYSESGNGIGYNYLSIRGFDQRRITVAINGIPQNDPEDHNVYWVDFPDLLANSDLIQVQRGSGSGLFGYPAIGGAINILTSSYTANPTADVSMSVGSFNTRKYSASFSSGLINQKYSFMGKLSRILSSGYREKAFVKFSSYYFSVSRFDDDVITQLNFYGGPIEDGLAYTGLPKFAINKKQLRRANYSYWEADNNSYTYSLVRRPDEIENFSQPHFELLNEINITNDITLNTALFLVIGQGFFDYDASWADTTYFRLTRQYGFNPAGNPGNALIRAQVENVQYGFIPRVNYKHRNGELIFGGEVRLHKSDHWGSINYGENLPAGLTKDYRYYFYNGGKDIINGFINENYVINEKLNLLGEVQVAYHKYRIENERYVGNKFSISDVFINPRFGINYRVDDTRQLYFSFARVTREPRLKNYYDAAESSGGALPQFESTVDTAGNIISFDYNSPLVKPETMNDFEIGGSISTSKYNLSVNIFLMLFENEIIKNGQLDRFGQPVTGNVEQSEHRGIEVSLLYKANKNVTLFGNTTYSLNRIKDGKDFFSSTDFIDLNNNRISGFPDYLANLGLLLEYDDYLLRIDAKYVGDFYSDNYDENLTEYLVVYPDLVDYKDNVNDSYFVVNVFVSHSFRFFNSLSSSKIFLQVNNVMDVLYSSNAIGKEFFPAAERNFIGGIQISL from the coding sequence ATGCGAATTTTAGTTATTCTTTTTCTATTTCTCTGTTCTGAATTATTCCCGCAAAATTTTATCATCAAAGGTAAAGTGCTTGACGATGAAACCAGCCTGCCTCTTAATTTTGCAAACATAAGACTCGCTTCAGATAAGAACACCGGCACTGCGACTAATGTTGATGGATCATTCGCTTTATCTGTTAAAGGTTTGGATGAAGACTCAATCATTGTCAGTTATCTGGGATATAATATATCAATAATTCCTGTTACATTATTGACTGACGAGATAATTGAAATCAGGCTTCAGCCCAAAGTATTGTCTTCACAGAGTGTATTGGTTAGGGGAAGTATCGGACGAAAAGGTGAATCTCCATTTGCTTATGACAAGGTTACTAAATCGGAGATCAAAAAAAATTACCAGGTACAGGATATTCCGGAATATCTTAGCAAGTTACCTTCATCTATATTTTATTCGGAATCCGGAAACGGAATCGGATACAACTATCTATCAATCAGAGGTTTTGACCAGAGAAGAATCACCGTAGCGATAAACGGAATTCCCCAGAACGATCCGGAAGATCATAATGTTTATTGGGTGGATTTTCCTGATTTGCTCGCGAACTCTGATTTGATACAGGTTCAAAGAGGTTCAGGCTCAGGGTTATTCGGATATCCAGCTATCGGCGGTGCAATAAACATACTTACATCCTCCTACACGGCAAATCCAACTGCGGACGTAAGTATGTCTGTAGGAAGTTTCAATACGAGGAAATACAGTGCATCATTCTCAAGCGGTTTAATAAATCAGAAATATTCTTTTATGGGAAAACTTTCGCGGATTCTAAGTTCCGGATACCGTGAAAAAGCATTTGTCAAATTCAGTTCATATTATTTCTCCGTTTCAAGATTTGATGATGATGTGATTACTCAATTAAACTTTTACGGAGGACCCATTGAAGATGGTTTGGCATACACCGGGTTACCAAAATTTGCAATCAATAAAAAACAATTGCGGAGAGCTAATTATTCTTACTGGGAAGCAGATAATAATAGCTACACATATTCACTTGTAAGAAGACCGGATGAAATAGAAAACTTTTCACAGCCTCACTTTGAATTGCTGAATGAAATTAATATCACAAATGATATAACTCTAAATACAGCCTTGTTTCTTGTAATAGGTCAGGGCTTCTTTGATTATGATGCATCCTGGGCGGATACAACATATTTCAGATTGACAAGACAATATGGATTTAATCCCGCCGGTAATCCTGGAAATGCGCTTATCCGAGCACAGGTGGAAAATGTGCAGTACGGATTTATTCCCCGCGTAAACTATAAACACAGAAATGGTGAACTAATTTTCGGAGGCGAAGTAAGACTGCATAAATCAGATCATTGGGGTTCTATAAATTATGGAGAGAACCTTCCAGCCGGATTGACTAAGGATTATCGGTATTATTTTTATAACGGAGGCAAAGATATAATTAACGGGTTTATTAATGAGAACTATGTTATAAACGAAAAATTAAATCTGTTAGGTGAAGTTCAGGTTGCATATCATAAATACAGAATAGAAAATGAGAGATATGTTGGTAATAAATTTTCCATTAGTGACGTATTTATCAATCCACGGTTCGGAATCAATTACAGGGTGGATGATACAAGACAGTTATATTTTTCTTTTGCGCGTGTAACCCGTGAACCAAGATTGAAAAATTATTATGATGCGGCTGAATCAAGCGGAGGCGCGCTGCCCCAGTTCGAATCAACTGTAGATACAGCCGGAAATATTATTTCATTTGATTACAACTCACCTTTAGTCAAACCTGAAACAATGAACGATTTTGAAATCGGAGGAAGCATATCTACTTCAAAATATAATTTGTCCGTTAACATTTTTCTTATGCTTTTTGAAAATGAAATAATCAAGAACGGACAGTTGGATAGGTTCGGTCAACCAGTTACAGGTAACGTTGAACAATCAGAACACCGGGGGATTGAGGTATCTCTGCTTTATAAAGCAAATAAAAATGTCACCCTGTTTGGTAATACAACCTATAGCCTGAACAGGATAAAAGACGGAAAAGATTTTTTTAGTTCAACTGATTTCATTGATTTAAATAATAACCGTATAAGCGGCTTTCCTGATTATCTTGCTAACCTCGGATTGCTTCTGGAATACGATGATTACCTTTTAAGAATAGACGCTAAATACGTCGGCGATTTTTATTCGGATAATTATGATGAAAACCTGACTGAATATCTTGTGGTCTACCCTGATCTTGTTGACTATAAGGACAATGTAAACGATTCTTACTTTGTAGTAAACGTTTTTGTTTCGCATAGCTTCAGATTTTTTAACTCACTCAGTTCATCAAAAATATTTCTTCAGGTAAATAATGTTATGGATGTATTGTATTCATCAAATGCAATTGGTAAGGAATTTTTTCCCGCTGCAGAGAGAAACTTTATCGGCGGTATACAGATAAGTCTTTAG